A portion of the Sulfurospirillum diekertiae genome contains these proteins:
- a CDS encoding ABC transporter ATP-binding protein, whose amino-acid sequence MLGIKGVLARFSPFFKDYIPYFLLAIFGMLLSSGGTAYSAYLVKPLLDEIFIAKDKEMLELLPYAIIAVYALKEAGRYTQAYYTAYIGQDIIKRFRDMILENLLKLDLSFFHEYRTGELISRNTNDVERVRTVVSNLIPEFLSQTLTIFGLIGVVIYQSPELAFYALIIMPLAIYPLSVLSKKMKKSLTSIARKVSDITAKLSEIFNNIEIIQANNAQTYEHELFKKDNERYFKLTMKSVKVNELVSPVMETLGSIGVAVVILVGGKEVIEGGMSVGAFFSFLTALFMLYTPIKRISGLYNKMQDALVASERIFFLLDQRSSIPVGTKMLPSKIDTISFHNVSLCYGEKEALQNVSLEAKSGEMIALIGDSGGGKSSLMNMLMRFYDPTSGSVCINGIDLKSFDLHDLRHNIAMVTQRVYIFHDSVAANVAYGKEINENNVIDALKKANAYEFIQNLPEGIHTHLDEFGTNLSGGQRQRIAIARAIYTNPQVLILDEATSALDSQSEQKITEAIENLIKDKITFVIAHRLSTIKKADKIALLKHGKICAIGSDEELLANSQEYLKLKGLQH is encoded by the coding sequence ATGCTCGGTATTAAAGGTGTATTAGCCCGTTTTTCTCCTTTTTTTAAGGACTATATCCCCTATTTTCTCTTAGCGATTTTTGGAATGCTTCTCTCCAGTGGAGGAACTGCCTATTCAGCGTATCTTGTAAAGCCTCTTTTGGATGAAATTTTCATTGCCAAAGATAAAGAGATGCTTGAACTTTTGCCCTATGCGATTATCGCTGTTTATGCACTCAAAGAAGCAGGTCGTTATACACAAGCGTACTATACCGCCTATATTGGCCAGGATATTATCAAACGCTTTCGTGACATGATTTTGGAAAATCTTTTAAAACTTGACCTCTCCTTTTTTCATGAGTACCGAACGGGCGAGCTGATCAGTCGTAATACGAATGATGTAGAGCGTGTTAGAACCGTTGTCTCCAATCTCATTCCTGAATTTCTAAGCCAAACGCTGACTATTTTTGGCTTGATTGGTGTTGTCATCTACCAAAGTCCTGAACTTGCTTTTTATGCACTCATTATTATGCCTTTAGCAATCTACCCTTTGAGTGTGCTTTCTAAAAAAATGAAAAAAAGTCTCACGTCAATCGCAAGAAAAGTTTCGGATATCACAGCAAAACTCAGTGAAATTTTTAACAATATTGAGATTATTCAAGCCAATAATGCACAAACATACGAGCACGAACTTTTCAAAAAAGACAATGAGCGTTACTTCAAACTGACGATGAAATCGGTTAAAGTCAATGAACTTGTCAGTCCTGTAATGGAAACATTAGGTTCTATTGGTGTTGCCGTAGTGATTCTCGTAGGTGGTAAAGAGGTTATTGAAGGAGGTATGAGTGTTGGAGCATTTTTCTCTTTTTTAACAGCTCTTTTTATGCTTTACACACCTATTAAGAGAATATCAGGACTTTATAACAAAATGCAAGATGCATTAGTTGCCAGTGAACGTATTTTCTTTTTACTAGATCAACGCTCATCTATCCCCGTTGGAACAAAAATGTTACCTTCTAAAATCGATACGATTTCTTTTCATAATGTCTCTCTCTGTTATGGCGAAAAAGAAGCTTTACAGAATGTGAGTCTTGAAGCAAAATCGGGCGAAATGATAGCTCTCATTGGTGATAGTGGTGGAGGGAAAAGCTCCTTAATGAATATGCTGATGCGTTTTTATGATCCAACATCAGGAAGTGTTTGTATCAATGGCATTGATCTTAAATCTTTTGATCTTCACGATTTACGTCACAATATTGCCATGGTAACACAGCGTGTTTATATTTTTCATGATAGTGTTGCTGCCAATGTTGCTTATGGTAAAGAAATCAATGAAAATAACGTGATTGATGCTCTGAAAAAAGCAAATGCTTACGAATTTATTCAAAACCTTCCTGAAGGTATTCATACGCATTTGGATGAATTTGGAACGAACCTTTCAGGAGGACAGAGGCAACGTATTGCCATAGCCCGTGCCATTTATACCAATCCTCAAGTGCTTATTTTAGATGAAGCAACCTCGGCACTTGATTCTCAAAGTGAGCAAAAAATTACGGAGGCGATTGAAAATCTCATCAAAGATAAAATTACTTTTGTCATTGCCCATCGCCTGAGTACCATCAAAAAAGCAGATAAAATTGCGCTTCTTAAACATGGTAAAATTTGTGCCATTGGAAGTGACGAGGAGCTATTGGCTAACTCCCAAGAGTATCTTAAGCTCAAAGGTTTACAGCACTAG